In Choloepus didactylus isolate mChoDid1 chromosome 18, mChoDid1.pri, whole genome shotgun sequence, the genomic stretch GCCCTGAAAGGCAGCCATGCATAGTGACACTGTGGTCAAGAATCCTGTCACCCCAACCAGACCTTCTCAAAGAATGTGCATCTGAATcactggagagcttgttaaaatgcagactctGATCCAGTAGGTCGGGGTTGGTCTGAGACTCTACATctaagctcccaggtgattccagtgcCGCTGGTCTAGGACTACACTCCAAGCCCCATTCTGGGTCCTTGAGGGACTGGATTCTTGATGGAGTTGGCAGGATTTGTTGGCATCATGTGGGTACAAGCCAGGATCCCCTATACCAGCTCACTGGCTGGCAGAACCCCACACTCTGCACACCCTAACCCTAAGAGCCGCGAGAAGTGCAGCACAACCAGCCTCTCTCCTGAGGCTGTGTCcccagaccccacccccacctcctcccacggGGACACAGGGTCAGATGAGCTGGTGCTGGCACCTGTCTCCCTGGCCTCGTCTCCGGCCCTCGAAGGCTCTGTCCCAGCACTTGGGCCATCTCGGAGGTGTGGGGCTGTTTCCTGGTTTCACCTAGGTGACCAGGCTTCCTGTGGCAGAGACTTCCGCCCAGTCCCCAAGATTGCTTGATGGGCTTGTGAGGGCCCCACTGGGAGCAGATGAGGATGTCAGAACCCCACCTGCCCAAAGCCATCCTGCACTCCCTGGCCCAGGACCTTCCCAATTCTAGAGACTCCAAGATGCCTCCAACACATTTAGTAAGCCCCGATCGTTCCAAGCTTATGCTCTGACAGGGATTTTTCTTAcgatttatttaattatttatttactcatttcaaGGACACTGGGAAGGGAAAAGGCCCTGCTGAGAAAGTTCAGGGCAATTGGATGGAGGTCAGGAGATGTCATCAGGGTAGCTgtccggtgtgtgtgtgtgtgtgtgtgtgtgtgtgtgtgaagtgttGGTGCAGACTGACACAGTAAGGTTAAAGGGTGGAGAAAGAGAGGGGCTGAAGAGACCACCTCCCACCTGCCGGGGACAGCTGATGGcttggggcctggggtggagcTGATGGGGGGACAGGAATGTGGTTGGGAGAAGGATGAGGTGCAGGCCTGAGCTGGGAGCCTAGGAAGGCTCAGGACCCGCCCTCTCTGCTGAGATGACTGAACACGAACCTCAGCCTGCACAGAGCCCTTCCACCCCCAGCTGCGACCCTCCCCTCGGGTGGCAGGATGTGGGCAGCTAGAGTCCTGGGTGCTGTCCTGGCTGGGGAAGGCGGTCCCTGCCAGCTGCCTTGTCCCCTCCAGGCTGGCTGCAGCTACGAGCAGGACCAGAAAAGCTCCAGGTCACAGGCAGGGTGAGAAGGGCTGGGACAGGGGCCGGCCAGGGAAGGTGGAGGTGAGCGATGAGGAGATCCAAACAGCATCACGCCCCAGCCCTCGTCCCCAGAGCCAGGGGTCCTGCCTATGTCTGCACGTGGGTCAGCTGGATGTCACCGGCCACTTCCAGGTTGTCGATGGCACACAGGTTCTTCAGGCGGTGGCAGTAGTCAAGCAGGTGTTGCCCATCCACGGCCACTTTGAGGCAGTGGCTTTCACACATGATCCACACCTGAGCAGAGGGGCCAGTTCATTTGACTACACTTGGGAAGTCCCATCTGCATCCTCAGACCTAAATGTAGGCTGctgtctccatccctccctcccgccTTTCTCAAATATTAATTAAGGCCTACAAGTTAATCATTTGCTTTTCACTAACCATGCCATGTGCTCTTTTGCATATACTGTTCCCCCAGCTTAgatgaaactgttatgtacccccaggaaagactatgttctttaatgcaatcttgtgggggcagaattattattttgtgggattttttgattaggttgttttcacacagatgtgatccagcccattcagggtgggtcttaattagatcaccggAGTCCTTAAgggagctgagagcccacacagatacagacatttggagacacttggagatgcagacagaaagatgtttggagatgctaagctaagagatgaagcccagtttgcccccagagaagctaagagaggaccccagatgcttagagtgaaatgccctgggagaacaagcaaagatgcataggagctgagagagaatagCTAAgcgagacagaagcccagagacattttagaggaagccattttgaaaccggaacccaggagcaaaagctcagcagacgccagccacgtgccttcccagctaacagttgttccagatgccatcggcctttcttcagttaaggtatcctcttgttgatgccttagtttggacactttcatggccttagaactgtaaatttgtaacctaataaatcccctttataaaagccaatgcatttctggtactttgcgtaacagcagctctagcaaactgaacAGATGCCCTGCCCCATGGGCCTCCCACTCCAGCCCAGCTTCCAATATGGGTGATAGCTAATCATGCTTCTGGATGAAACCCCCTCCAACAAGCCTTTTCTGCCTTTCTCACCCCCTGACCCACCTAGTcagactccccctcccccaccatcaCCCTGAGTTGTATTTGGTTATTTCTCTCTTCCCAAATGGACCCTGAGCCCCTAGTGGCAGGAACTCTGGCCACATCCCTAGTACCGAGcacatgggactgtgcctggacCACGCAGCCATAACCTCCTAACTTGTGTCCTCCACCCCATACATTCTCCACCAGGCACTCGGAGCAAATCTGTTAAGCCGCCATCATCCCCACCGCAAAAGCTAACGTGAATATCACACtcactaggtgccaggcactgtcttaAGCATGCtacaaatattatctcatttaattcttacaactctATGACATGaatattattagccccattttgcaaatgaggaaaccaaggcaaagAGCAGTTAAGtcacttgtccagggtcacacagctagctaTAAATTAGAATGTATTGCTCCCTCCCCTCAATGGTTTTCCACTGTATTAAAATCCAAACACTTTTCCGTGGCCCTCAAGGCCCGACATCAGTTATTTTTACCCTGGTAGCAGAGTGTCATCACTTGGGGCATTTTGTAAAACTACAGCAACCCGACTCACTTACTCCGCCTACCCCAAACACACATTGGTCTGGGGGGTGGCCCCTGCATGGACTTTTTTTTGCTGCGCGCCTGCGCCCTAGGCAGCCCCAGCCTCCAGCCACGCCCACGCCCCGCCCCCCGCTGCTCCCTCTGCCGGGAGTGCGACCCCTCCTATCCTAGCAGGCCCCCCTTCTTCTATCGACCAGGTCTCAGTGGAGACCCCCTCCTTGAGCTCAGCCACTGCTCCAGGCTCACGGGGTCCCCTtgttctcttctgctttctgcAGAGCACCTTGTGCTTGTCTGCAGTGACCTCGTTCGTTCTTCCTCCTCCACCTAAATTGTAAACTCCAGGGGAGCAGGCCCTTAGCCTGCTGCAAGGCTGTAGCCCCAGCTCTTGGAGTACTACCTGCACGGAGTGGGCCCCAATAAAATAGTCGATGgaagagtgagtgagtgagtggatgaatgaatgagtgaataaatgaatgacaccTCATTCTTTGGTTTGATTTGGCACTGATTGggctgtgacctcaggcaagtaaCTTgagtttgtttcctcatctgtaaaaagtgACACCAACACCTACCTCATGTGGGACAGTAACAGTAAAATAGTTTTTATAATTTGTCGAACATTCTCTCTTTTTCCGGGCCCAGCCCTCACGCCAGAGGCATCAGCCCCTCGGCCCCCCAGCCCCTCTGAGCTCCAGGCCGCGGCACTCACCGAGAAGCTCTGGCCCCGGCTGAAGGGCATTGCCCGGGGCAGGCTGCGCTCCTCCGACCCCCAGGAGCCCTTGATCTGGGTGTTGCGGACCACAGTGTTCTCATTGAAACGGGGGTTCAGGTGGAAGGCGATGTCGCTCCCAGAGCGCAGGTTGATGTGGAACCTGAGGGAGGGCAGCTCACATCGACCGACCCCTTCGCCCACCGAGGTCTAAACTCttgtccttcccttcctccccaggCTGTCCAGAGCCAGGGGCATGGCCAGATTGACCTTGGGGGCAGCGGGGGTCTCTCTCCTCCCCGAGAGCCCTGGTGCCCCTGCTCACCTCTGTGCGCTGGGCAGGACAGTGCCCAACACGATGATGGTTCTGGATGGGTACAGCCCACCTGAGATGCTGGTGAAGTAGGGCATTGGCTGTGGGAGGAGAGGGTTACACCAGTCAGTGGCAGCCTGTCACTGCCCCGGGGGATTTTGTACAAATGTCCATGATCTTGGACTGCAGCTGAGTCTGGCAACAGTGTCTCTGAGGACCTTAGAGAAAGCACCCCATGATATCTTTACTTGGTTCAATAACCACCAAAGGAAACTTGTCAGTATCCCTCAAATTAGTGGTCTTAGACTGTCATAAAGAACTTTGGCCAGACCAAAAGGATACTTGGGCTGAAAAGGGAAGGCTGTATAATTTGATCACATTGAAGGGACAATTTAAAAGTTGAAAGCTCCTTTCAGAAGTTCCCCTAATTCACATGGATGGTTTGCTAAAGCACTGCTTTTAATTTTGCAAAAGCTTCACCCCCAAGCTGCCCTGCACTTCCCACACTGCCCAATACCAACAAAACCTCCAGCCCCCTCTGAGAAGCTACTTACGTAGGACAGGTTGGGGTACACCATAGGTGGGATTGTAGGATTCTGTTGAAGAGAGACCACGAAATTCAATGTGAGAGCACACATGGGGTCCCACATTCTAAAGGGGACGCTCCAAGGTGAGGTTGAGGTCATGAAGCTGGATCTTCGGATCCTCCCATCTGCTTCCTTCTTGTGTCGGCCTTCGTGGACCCTCCTGCTATGAACCCGGACCCACCCTGCCCTTCAACCCTTGCACAGTGGCCTGTGAACCCCAGGCCTCCCACCCGGTTTGCACAGGCAAGAGGAGGGTAAGAACTTGAGCTTGTCGTCAGCAGTAACATCCCAGGGGCCAGCCCTTCGCATGCAGGGCCCCCTCAGTTAACAGAAGGACCAGGTTTCCCACTGAGAATCTTTGCTGTTCTGAGGAGTTTGGTCCCCAAGTCTCCTGAGTGGTGAGCCCAGCCCCAAATGTTCCCATCTCCCTTGCTTTGCTCCTGACTCCAGGACTCTGGGAAATTCAGCCCTTGGTGGAGAGGGAAGCTGTGGGGCTGTGAGCTGAGCAGGATTTTCAGACTTACTGGGAACATCTGTCCAGGGACGCTCTGCACTGTGTGGATGACCGTTTGAGTCTGGAAGAAAGAAACCCAAGTCTTGACAAGTGCTCACCAGCGTGAAAACCACCAGCTGCCACCAGGGGGCGCCACTTAACGCACCCTCTCAGGTGAGTTACTTGTGTGTAACCAACCCATCGCCCTGTCCAGACCCTAAAACGGGCATGTAGAGATATTTCTTCTAAGGGATAGAGTCAGCGCACAAGATTAGAGTTCCTGGAGAAGAAATATGGCTTTGCTGTGGCCTCTGGACCATCTTTCTTCTCAGGGAAATTTCTCTAACTGCCACCTCACTTTGCAGGAAGCAGTAAATGAATTTGAGGGCTTGGTCTCCTGTGTCTGCAGAAGGGCAGGGGCTTGAGCAAACAAGTGGCAATTCAGATGGTTTCCTAATTCATCAAGGCCAGCAAACACCCCCatcccctgctccctcccctccactccccagcCCTCCAAGCCAGGCAGATGGTCAAGGGGTCTGGCGTTGGCTGCCCCTTCCTCCCCATGGGAGAGGCCCAGTGCCTGGTCCTCCCTCTTCGTATTAACCcacaggggaaaaagaaaaagggtccaaagaaagagcaagagacTTACGAT encodes the following:
- the LGALS9 gene encoding galectin-9 isoform X5 gives rise to the protein MGSGVGSKVVILGCPLLRVNPRGSPGRTSDPRQWQGSLLQWNQVVVNGSPFVQYSHRVPWRHVDTISVAGAVQLSYISFQNSRAAPVQPAFSTVQFSQPVHFPPRFKGRKPKPPSRWPANSAPITQTVIHTVQSVPGQMFPNPTIPPMVYPNLSYPMPYFTSISGGLYPSRTIIVLGTVLPSAQRFHINLRSGSDIAFHLNPRFNENTVVRNTQIKGSWGSEERSLPRAMPFSRGQSFSVWIMCESHCLKVAVDGQHLLDYCHRLKNLCAIDNLEVAGDIQLTHVQT
- the LGALS9 gene encoding galectin-9 isoform X4, which gives rise to MAFFSAQPPYLSPAVPFSGLIQGGLQDGLQIHVNGKVLYSSGTRFSVNLQTGFSENNIAFHFNPRFEDGGYVVCNTKQNGSWGHEERKRQMPFQMGKPFELQFLVQCSGFRVVVNGSPFVQYSHRVPWRHVDTISVAGAVQLSYISFQTQTVIHTVQSVPGQMFPNPTIPPMVYPNLSYPMPYFTSISGGLYPSRTIIVLGTVLPSAQRFHINLRSGSDIAFHLNPRFNENTVVRNTQIKGSWGSEERSLPRAMPFSRGQSFSVWIMCESHCLKVAVDGQHLLDYCHRLKNLCAIDNLEVAGDIQLTHVQT
- the LGALS9 gene encoding galectin-9 isoform X3, producing the protein MAFFSAQPPYLSPAVPFSGLIQGGLQDGLQIHVNGKVLYSSGTRFSVNLQTGFSENNIAFHFNPRFEDGGYVVCNTKQNGSWGHEERKRQMPFQMGKPFELQFLVQCSGFRVVVNGSPFVQYSHRVPWRHVDTISVAGAVQLSYISFQPPSRWPANSAPITQTVIHTVQSVPGQMFPNPTIPPMVYPNLSYPMPYFTSISGGLYPSRTIIVLGTVLPSAQRFHINLRSGSDIAFHLNPRFNENTVVRNTQIKGSWGSEERSLPRAMPFSRGQSFSVWIMCESHCLKVAVDGQHLLDYCHRLKNLCAIDNLEVAGDIQLTHVQT